CGCTGTGTGTAGCCATAGCATGCTAAACTGCATCCAGCAACTCTGGTGTTCTACATTGTGGCGTTATTGCAGGAGTTGCTGGTTAtatattcaaatgaaaaaaaaaagtttgagtgGAAGTGGAGAGTGACTTTTACCTTACTAGTTTTTTATATTGACATGTTGTTCAGTGTAGTTTTTCTTAAGCTTACTCTGTTTGTGGAAGTCTGAAATGCCACCAGACAACACTATCAGTACACAACGCTTCACAGTGAGCACGGTAAGCGTGTATCAGTATGTGTGCGTTTGCTTTGAACCGTGAATTTCCTTGACTCCATGTATCAGAACCTAATTTTCAGGTATCTACAAAATGTAAGTATGCATTGAACCTTTTTTCCACTGTTATTctaatttgttttgtgtcaatAAGATGGATTAAACAACTCTTTTCCTCTCATTCCCAGCGCTCTCGGATCCAGGTCTGGCTGTATGAACAGGTGAACATGCGGATAGAGGGCTGCATTATTGTAAGTTATCTTTTTGCTcaatttgtctgttttattgaaatggaatttaaaaaacgacagaggttgaTTTCTTATGATCATCCCATCCCATCTGTAtctttcaacctggaccctgttttcccCTGTTCTTGTGTCTAAGTTACTAATGGAGACaccaatttttgaaactggtctaGCTGCAGAGGCGAAACACACTGCAATTAAACCACTTGAAGCATTTGTACACTCTTAATTTAGGTCCACCAAAACTGCAtaattttgccactgacagactggGTTGATTACTCTGACAACATAATAGAAGGGATCCTTACACAGACAGGTCTTTTTGGTGAACAATAAGATCCCGTTCAACAAAAACAGCCTGGAAATTACTTAAATGACCACATGTGGGTCCCAGGGACTCAATACATCAATGTTCACTGTTCAATCACGGTTTATCGGTTTTGATTAACATTACCTTGTGTTTAGTCAGCTCTTTGGACTGGATGCATACATAGACTGGATGCTTTCTGCTGAGATGCTGAAGCATTAACATTGTGCAAGTTCTTGTAAGATAGTTTGGATTTACATCAGACACACTGTACAGTTTTCGTTTTGTTTCAGCTTTAAATGATCTCAAACTTTGGACACCGTTGTTTTCTCTGACCTGTCTCTTTGCTTCATCCTTAGCTGttgttcctctctttctctgttttacaATTTCGCACCATCCAATCAAGTCACCTCTCCATAACATAAGGGCGTGTGACAGCAGCAATCACTTGTGTGAAACACAGTGCGCTGTATATagataaacagataaaataaattttgcatCGATTAGTTTTTTAGCCCTGCTCtcggaaaaaaaaccccaacccATCTCTGATTAGTAGAGTTTCAAAGTCTTCTGCATCTTGTAGTCTCTGAACTGCAGCCAGAGGAATTACTGTAATGGAGAAAAGCGGCACTTTCTACCAtttttatgtgtatatatatatatatatatatatatatatatatatatatatatatatatatatatatatatatatatatatatatatatatatatatatatatatatatatatatagtgtgtatgtatgtatgtatatatatatatatagtgtgtatgtatgtatgtatatatatatatatatagtgtgtatgtatgtatgtatgtatattaaTAAGAGCTTCCAGATACAAAGGAACATGTTCCAGTGTGAATATAATCCAAAATGAGGGAGAAATTTACAATATCATCAACCAAGattatgtttccctgatgtttgcttgtagcttcatgtagcagtgtaggctacgcAGTGTGAACACTTGCGGTAGTGTGCCTAGATGAGCATGTAAAGAAATATGTCATGATCTGACGTTATCTTGTAGCTCAAGTAGAAAAAATGTTGAGACAGGTTCTCAAAACTGTCTGAAGCCAGgagtttttgctcacagggattatgTCTTCCATACATTTACctcttaatttgaaacaagGGATCCACTGATTTATCAGACAATATTGACCTTGTTGACTGTGAACAGCCTGtctgcaaataagatgacattgagcaatggcagtggctgatgtttCTCTATTGTGCTAAATCACTTgggcaggctaaaaagcagggttCAACAGCGCCCTGTTGTCCTGGGGAGAAAGGATTTTTTGGGAGGCATTAACAGAGGTCTTTCCTGAGATGCCGTGAGGATGAAGGACGCTGTAAACTCACTATCGACACATAAATGGATGCACCCTATAGTTTTCCCACATAATGCTACATTGAgaacaacaaatccatgttgacactgtcaggaggagagctagttaacattgGCTATTTGCTGTTAGTTTAGCAGTTGTGTACTCTCTCTTGCCTTGTGTATAATCACGAGAAAAATCAGTCATGAAGCACTGTTGGCACCCGGCGTTTATTCCTGCATCTGGCAGAGGAAATTTTCAGTCAGTCTTGGCCTCATTCATACATGTGCTCTCACACAGGGAGACAGCACAGCCAAAGTGTTCTTAGTTTTTACAATGAACATAAAGTACACAAAAAGCATACCTGGCAGAGGAAATATTTTCACAGTCAGTCTTGGCTTCATTCATACACATGCTCTCACTCTGggaatatcaaataaaaaaggagTGCAAGTTAGCTAAACCCTGAGTTATGCTAACCACGTTACACACAAGTaattaaaaacactgtcaaCTTTTACGGAAAGACGTGCTCAACCGATTGGGAGCTCCAGTCTTACAAAAGGTAACATACACAACCCCTTAGATATAAAGTTAAGataattaatacaaaataattaCGGAGCTGATAACATGTGCACCTACCAGGGAGACAGCGCAGCCAAAGTGTTGCTATCTTCCGGGGTGCACGACCCTAGTCTGcaggtgtgttgtgttcactgaccataaaataaatcagtttcagagaaagtaaaataaagcagtgtgAGCCATGGCAAGTGGGatcatacatactgtatattaattCCGTTACATTAGCAGTTTGCAAACTAACTGTCGAGATACATGAAGCTCTTCTGTAAAAATGAGTTTTGGGCGAAGGTAAATGATAACataatgatgtgttcaaatgtaatcttgtaaaattaCAAGAAACTTGTTTAAATACAGTTGGtaaaggagaaatttgtttgttttcacagcaatatgaaatagatattagagaggagTTATTTGATTTGTTTCCCTGACACAAAAGGGGAAATGAATAACAACCAAagcaaaataaatgacaacaaaatagCAGTATCAGATATCAGCTGTTGGCTATTGGCcaaattgttgttttaaacATCACTATgggcccagaatttcacaattgGTGCATCCCCATTGGAAACTTGAAAACACAGTAACACTGTACATGCCAGAAAATAAGTAAAAGCATAATGGGTCCCCCCCtaagtttttactttttatcttttAGATTATATTGACATACTGTAGCATGGCGGCTTGTACAGTTCCCTCACTTTTGACATCTGCCTCAGCGTCCCTCTGCAAGTCATTGTCTGGGTTAATAACTGTTGGTTAAGAAACAAACCACATGACTGCAGCATCCACAATTTAGTTCTGGCTGGACTCTTCTTGCATGTCATACCCCTCTCAATTGCTctccctgtgtttcctgtctttctctgcACTTTCCTGGCAAATACTGGCAAAAATGATGGAAAATTAACATCAGCTACTGAATTCTATTCTCTCATTCTTCTCTGTGACTCACATACCCATGACGGCCTCCCTAAGACATTTTTAGCATCTAATGGCGCTGCTCTGATAACACGTTGTCGGCAGGTGTATTAATATATCCTACTTTTTTTAGGTCCTGTAACACTACTGTCACTGATACATTTGTTAATATATTATTTCTCCTGCAGATTTCAGATGGCAAAGCTTTAAGCACTGCAATGAGAAGATATTTTCTTAACTCTTAGGTTGCATGTTTGTGAATGAAACTGACACACTGAGCAGAATGGGTGGCCTGCAATTAAGTAATTGTGGGCCATTGATCATGCTACTGGTCAAATCTCACAAATGTGTACCTCCTCACGAACATGTGGCATTCATCAAGTTGAAACAAGCAAATTACATTGAGTGTGTGCAGTTGGTGATTGCAATAAGAGCAAGCCTCACAGAAAAATGAGGGGTTTAGGATCAGAAGATGAAAGTGTTAGTGCACTGAAACTAATTTTTTGGCTCACTGTTCCCTCCCTGTCTTAGGGTTTTGATGAGTACATGAACCTGGTTCTAGATGATGCCGAGGAAGTCCACATGAAGACTAAGAACAGAAAGCCGCTGGGTAAGGGCACCCTTCATTtgatatgtgtttttttgtgtttctttgtttctgtgtttagcATTGATTTGTACACATGCATATCACCACACTTGATGCTGTCCCATAGACAGTTACTGACCTCTTCTATGACACATAAGGCTTGGATGTTAGTTCTTGTACAGTAAACAACACGgtgattgtttgtgtgtgtaaaattaatcacagcaataacaaaaaaatatcctgtgaacaattttttttcccccaaatattaaaaatgccaGTGCTGGTTTAGTTTTTTCTGGGGCTGGCAAAACACTTTTGCTTCACTATGAATATATTAAACACGCTATAGATAAATTTGGGAATGGACTAATTCAGTCTCACCAAACCCACACAAGGAACACCTTACCACCCAGGTTTTCTTTCACAGACCCAGAAAGTAAAATACCAACTGTACTATTCCATTACCAGAGTGTTTTCCTAATGAATGTGTTCCTAATGAACACACCTTAGCTTTGAGTGGAAGCCAGacattcagtacgtttacatggacagtttaattccacttttaatcggaatgaacggccattccgattaaaagtggtcatgtaaacggtcattccgattgaaaagtggtcattccgattgaaaattaaatccgattaaagggggtggtttattccgtttgtcattccgaatgaaagagttttgtgtgcatgtatacactcattcctctttgagttcattccggtctttctgcgcatgctcgtttccttgcctttctggtgcgatgacgtatgTAGCgcacatagcaacgggctgagctagagcagtcggactcgttgcactcaccagtttccattcgccacagcacggtcttctgcctcccttctcctgctcaacagatgaagcattagcagaacaaggttgttgtcgtactgctgcttcaagaatataagcaaaacacacccGAAAAAGGCAGCAATAACGgtgtcgtcaagcatcttgttatccggagcaaggaccacagtgttttcttccggtaaacgtaaacacgtaacatccgccctgccccctatccaatcagaaaccttccctgccccaaaccttgcgcagacctgaataaaggcgattgaacggatctcccatgtaaaccctcattcggaattaatatttcccatgtaaactacctggaaacactttaattctgaatgatttcattcagactcatttcattccgaatgagaagccatcatgtaaccgtagccaatgTACAGATCCTTCACGTACTGTGTACTAGGTTACCTATCATTTGTAACACTTGGCACTTTCTCCTTAAGTGAAGTGAAACTTTATCTCTTTCCATCTGTCATCTTGCTCTTCTGATCATTCTCCACTTCTGTGTCTCACAGGGAGGATCATGTTGAAAGGAGACAACATCACCTTGTTGCAGAGCGTCTCCAACTAGGACAAGGGAGACACCCAAGAATCTCACCTCTCCGAGAATCCCATCTTACCTTTCCTAGAAAGAAAGAATttcccatttttgttttgtttttgcaaatgatGTTGGATATGTCTGTGTTCATATAACATGAATGTTGTGTTTGATTTATGTTTTTGAGAATAAATTCGTTTTTCTTATGGcggttgtttgtattttaacTTCTCAAAGTGTTTCTCAACTTCAGTTTGCAGGAGTATGTGGGTCATTGGGCtgcagtgccatctagtggcaaaCTCCGATATTGCAGTGTACCTATGTAGGTCAACCCTCAGTGCCACATacataaagaagaaaaatgtacatttacttAACAGATACTTAATGAGCCTGCTTGTATTTTAAAGGGGGACTTTTACGTATAATGTTACATATAGAGTTTTGGAACATGACGCAGTTGTATTGTACTTTTTGATACAGTGTGAAAAGGCTTAAAAATAATCACAGCTGGAAGCATGGCTGCAGATTTGCCCGAATACAATCATGTCCACATTGTGCATTCCATACAGGCCCCATGTGATATGTGTTATATTTTCAAGCTCAATGTTTCTGATCCATTTTTACTGGATGAATATGAATACATGGACAAATCCCTGGGTGTAAGTTTCCTACGAGGTGGGTGGAACACATTTGCAACTATGTCACATCAGCAACTATTTACAAACCATACTATTTAAGGTTCATTTCCAGATTGTATAATACGCTTTGTATTCAGACTACTATAAATGaccagtgtttttaaatgttgaaaacaaAGACTACCCGTTGAGCCATGAAGGTTGTTTGCTTAGTTTTGGGGTTTTGGTCGCAGATAAAGGGAAGCAGCCTGGTTGTAGTGAAACGTACCAACGTAATTACGTAGTGCAGCAGCACGCACGCGACGTGTCCCTGTTCTGTTGACTGGGAAGCCCCTAGTGCGGAGCTGCCAACGCCCGGTGtaaagacacaaacagaggATACGGTAcggaaaaaatgcattttcttgtcaATATTAGGTTacatttgtggttgttttttagtttgtATATTGTCATCATCATCTATGGTGTACGTATGTGCTACATGATGTGTAATTTTCAAATTGGTTATCTCATTCAGCAACAGCATCCGCTAAGGTTAGCTGAgccagctagctagcaagctaattgAGGACAGTAGTTAGCcaagcaggcaggcaggcagtcTGTAATATTGGACCGGCTCGTAAATAAACCTGTGTGACGTGAGGCAGTCGTATTTCAAATCCGATTCATTGGGGATTTAAGTATTGTGAGAGTTTGACATTACTATCGCCTTCGAGTAGAGCAGTAAATAGAAAAAGATGTAAATAGCTGCTCGCGGTTAGCTGGTACCGAGCGGAATAAGGAGGCGTAACAATCGCTAACGCCAGGTTGGTAACGTTACTTTTTATAATCTAAGCAGGGTCAGGGATTATAGTTATTTAGCGTTATGTTTGGGTGCTACGGTAAAAGTCTGCTATATAGACTgagtaaaaagagaaacaggTAAGTTAGTTTTGTCGTTAGTTTAAACAGCCGGCAGGAAATTAGGCCAGATTGAGGCCGGGGATGTGGCCAGAATACAACAGTTAGGGCATCTAAGCTAACATGAGCTTTTAGTGGTAGCAATCTATCAGGTGGGATCTTTAAGTGTCTTGTTATGTAGTTAGCGATAATTACACGTAAggttaataataacaatttcTGTCACTACTCGTGGTCGCACAGTCAGACGTGTCATAAATTATGAGGACACTAAAGTAATCGTAAAGGAATATTTGGAGAACTCGTCACTGATTTTGTGTCGACGTCTAAAGAAAATACTTGTGACTTAGCTCTTTGATTTGAAGGCTCCTTGTGTAAAGTTTCAGTTGACCAGATGCCCCAGGTTTTTCGACTGGAAGTATTTGCTTGAGGGCATCACTGAAACTTTGTGTCAGATAACAGTGAGTTAGTAGGATGCTGAGGAAATGTTACCAAATCTGATGTAATGCAGGCGTGAAGTTATGTGGATGCAGTGATGTTTGGATCCGTGGTTGGCAGAacagttgtttatttttcagtagAAATGCTGACTGGTCAGACTAGATGATTTTATGAGAGTTTTACCAAACGTCTTGCTGCATGCAGTTGTTTTCAAATGAGCTTAAGTTGTGGGTAAACTGCCACATTAAACTGAATGTCAGCTGCTTTCACTACTACTCTTTAAGCTGGCCTGCCCTCAGAGTGCTAGCTGGCCTACAAACACAAATGCGTGGATTAAGTCTAGAAGCATTATTGCGGCTGCAGCCACCCTCTGTTGCCCATGTCCATCGGCTTACTGCAGCATTTAGCTGAGAGTTAGTCAAATAT
This region of Epinephelus fuscoguttatus linkage group LG1, E.fuscoguttatus.final_Chr_v1 genomic DNA includes:
- the snrpe gene encoding small nuclear ribonucleoprotein E: MAYRGQGQKVQKVMVQPINLIFRYLQNRSRIQVWLYEQVNMRIEGCIIGFDEYMNLVLDDAEEVHMKTKNRKPLGRIMLKGDNITLLQSVSN